In Aegilops tauschii subsp. strangulata cultivar AL8/78 chromosome 3, Aet v6.0, whole genome shotgun sequence, one genomic interval encodes:
- the LOC109775520 gene encoding transcription factor AIG1, producing MNSGLFSGAVGLYDGFYGGFGGGHGPEHGFGQQLGASTSSVLLDGETGELGAAAAADVPKRKGGGREEKAATALRSHSEAERRRRERINAHLATLRSMLPCTDKMDKAALLAEVINHVKKLKSEAARVGKHCPVPSGADEVTVEVVQQPQESPHHDRTGAAFLVKATLSCGDGCADLFADVRRALQPLAPRVVGSEVTTLGGRVRITVAMSREGAVTAASVHQALDSVLDRVASAAAAFEFSPRDSLLAGNKRRRVSTFDSSSSSC from the exons ATGAACTCTGGCCTCTTCAGCGGCGCGGTGGGGCTCTACGATGGGTTTTACGGTGGTTTCGGCGGCGGGCATGGGCCTGAACATGGCTTTGGCCAGCAGCTGGGAGCGTCGACGTCGTCGGTCCTGCTGGACGGCGAGACGGGGGAGCTGGGCGCAGCCGCCGCCGCGGACGTGCCGAAGAGGAAGGGAGGAGGGCGGGAGGAGAAGGCGGCGACGGCACTCAGGAGCCACAGCGAAGCggagcggcggcggagggagaggATCAACGCGCACCTGGCCACGCTCCGGAGCATGCTCCCCTGCACCGACAAG ATGGACAAGGCGGCGCTGCTCGCGGAGGTGATAAACCACGTCAAGAAGCTCAAGAGCGAGGCGGCGCGGGTGGGCAAGCACTGCCCCGTCCCGTCCGGCGCTGACGAGGTCACCGTCGAGGTCGTCCAGCAACCGCAAGAATCCCCCCACCACGACCGCACCGGCGCCGCCTTCCTCGTCAAGGCGACGCTCAGCTGCGGCGACGGCTGCGCGGACCTCTTCGCCGACGTGAGGCGCGCGCTGCAGCCGCTCGCGCCGAGGGTCGTCGGCTCGGAGGTCACCACGCTGGGCGGGCGCGTCCGGATCACCGTCGCCATGTCGCGCGAGGGCGCCGTGACCGCGGCCTCGGTCCACCAGGCGCTCGACTCGGTGCTCGACAGGgtcgccagcgccgccgccgccttcgagTTCTCGCCGAGGGACTCGCTCCTGGCCGGCAACAAACGCCGGAGGGTCTCCACGTTCGACTCCTCCAGCTCTTCTTGTTGA